One window from the genome of Choloepus didactylus isolate mChoDid1 chromosome 2, mChoDid1.pri, whole genome shotgun sequence encodes:
- the TMEM35B gene encoding transmembrane protein 35B isoform X1: MAFLLASLRVVLGGFFVLTGAAKLSEQISAPVSEQLKALFVQFAEVFPLKVFGYQPDPMNYQVAVGWLELLAGLLLVLGPPVLQEISNLLLTLLMMGAVFTLLSLQESLSTCIPAIVCLGLLVLLDICHLAPTKKVAKPTRKKTSRTFKKSWE; the protein is encoded by the exons ATGGCGTTCCTGCTGGCTTCTCTGCGCGTTGTGCTGGGCGGCTTCTTCGTGCTCACGGGGGCAGCTAAGCTCTCGGAGCAGATTTCAGCTCCGGTGTCGGAGCAGCTG AAAGCTCTGTTTGTGCAGTTTGCTGAGGTGTTCCCGTTGAAGGTGTTCGGCTACCAGCCAGATCCCATGAACTACCAAGTAGCTGTGGGCTGGCTGGAACTGCTGGCTGGGTTGCTGCTGGTCCTGGGCCCACCGGTGCTGCAAGAGATCAGTAACTTGCTTTTGACTCTGCTCATGATGG GGGCTGTCTTCACTTTACTGTCTCTGCAAGAGTCACTGAGTACCTGCATCCCAGCCATCGTCTGCCTGGGCCTCCTGGTGCTGCTGGATATCTGCCACTTAGCCCCAACTAAGAAAGTGGCCAAGCCCACTAGGAAGAAGACTTCAAGAACTTTCAAGAAATCTTGGGAATAG
- the TMEM35B gene encoding transmembrane protein 35B isoform X2: MAFLLASLRVVLGGFFVLTGAAKLSEQISAPVSEQLFAEVFPLKVFGYQPDPMNYQVAVGWLELLAGLLLVLGPPVLQEISNLLLTLLMMGAVFTLLSLQESLSTCIPAIVCLGLLVLLDICHLAPTKKVAKPTRKKTSRTFKKSWE, translated from the exons ATGGCGTTCCTGCTGGCTTCTCTGCGCGTTGTGCTGGGCGGCTTCTTCGTGCTCACGGGGGCAGCTAAGCTCTCGGAGCAGATTTCAGCTCCGGTGTCGGAGCAGCTG TTTGCTGAGGTGTTCCCGTTGAAGGTGTTCGGCTACCAGCCAGATCCCATGAACTACCAAGTAGCTGTGGGCTGGCTGGAACTGCTGGCTGGGTTGCTGCTGGTCCTGGGCCCACCGGTGCTGCAAGAGATCAGTAACTTGCTTTTGACTCTGCTCATGATGG GGGCTGTCTTCACTTTACTGTCTCTGCAAGAGTCACTGAGTACCTGCATCCCAGCCATCGTCTGCCTGGGCCTCCTGGTGCTGCTGGATATCTGCCACTTAGCCCCAACTAAGAAAGTGGCCAAGCCCACTAGGAAGAAGACTTCAAGAACTTTCAAGAAATCTTGGGAATAG